Proteins encoded in a region of the Saccharomyces eubayanus strain FM1318 chromosome V, whole genome shotgun sequence genome:
- the GLE2 gene encoding RNA export factor GLE2 yields MSFFNRANTTSTIGAGTAMANEKDIANDIVINNPAEDSISDIAFSPQQDLMFSVSSWDGKVRIWDVQNGVPQGRAQYESSSPVLCTRWSNDGAKVASGGCDNALKLYDVASGQTQQVGMHTAPIKVLRYVQCGPSNAECIVTGSWDKTIKYWDMRQPQPVSTVMMPERVYSMDSKQSLLVVATAERHIVIINLANPTSIFKATTSPLKWQTRCVACYNEADGYAIGSVEGRCSIRYIDDVMQKKSGFSFKCHRQTNPNRAPGSNGQSLVYPVNSIAFHPLYGTFVTAGGDGTFNFWDKNQRHRLKGYPTLQASIPVCNFNRNGSVFAYALSYDWHQGHMGNRPDYSNVIRLHATSDEEVKEKKKR; encoded by the coding sequence atgtcttttttcaatcgAGCAAACACGACCTCCACAATAGGAGCGGGCACTGCAATGGCTAACGAAAAGGACATAGCTAATGACATTGTTATTAATAATCCAGCAGAAGACTCGATATCGGATATTGCGTTTTCGCCGCAACAAGATCTTATGTTTAGTGTTAGTTCTTGGGATGGTAAAGTACGTATTTGGGATGTCCAAAATGGTGTTCCTCAAGGTAGAGCGCAATACGAAAGCTCAAGCCCTGTCTTGTGTACTAGGTGGTCGAATGATGGTGCAAAAGTTGCTTCAGGAGGGTGTGATAATGCCCTGAAGTTGTATGATGTTGCTAGTGGGCAAACACAACAGGTCGGGATGCACACTGCACCAATAAAAGTATTACGTTATGTTCAATGTGGCCCTTCGAACGCAGAGTGTATAGTAACGGGGTCTTGGGATAAGACTATAAAATATTGGGATATGAGGCAGCCCCAGCCGGTGTCGACAGTAATGATGCCTGAGAGAGTGTATTCTATGGACAGCAAACAATCTTTATTGGTCGTAGCTACTGCAGAGAGACATATTGTCATTATTAATTTGGCGAACCCAACAAGCATATTCAAAGCAACCACATCGCCATTGAAATGGCAAACAAGATGTGTAGCATGTTATAATGAAGCAGATGGGTATGCAATCGGTTCAGTTGAAGGCAGATGTTCCATAAGATACATTGATGATGTAATGCAGAAAAAATCAGGGTTCTCATTTAAGTGCCATCGCCAAACCAATCCTAATAGGGCGCCTGGTTCCAATGGTCAATCTCTGGTTTACCCTGTAAATAGTATAGCATTTCATCCATTGTATGGTACTTTTGTTACGGCTGGTGGCGACGGTACCTTTAATTTCTGGGATAAGAATCAGAGACATAGACTGAAAGGCTATCCTACTTTGCAAGCATCTATTCCTGTATGTAACTTCAATAGGAATGGTAGCGTATTTGCGTACGCTCTAAGTTACGACTGGCATCAAGGGCATATGGGTAACAGACCAGATTATAGTAATGTCATCAGGCTGCATGCTACaagtgatgaagaagttaaagagaaaaagaagaggtGA
- the MAM1 gene encoding Mam1p: MREKNYSNKTFSNNNVNYLKFPNKLQRYSRFLNNKKFDRSPSKNSKFRYAERSPPRLVDDHMNNLTNRKENVNNYIPEENKNTQELQTDDLENGVRTKLTKSSLKKLQKEVFDKELNNIACHHGLCSTKNRKDIKYSRLWFLFELEMSEDWKENLRLSCYNKYVYSAIDESWKMENILLKEQEKCYEYFPIQQLLIPAISESCNRRKSLENIQDLTVNVDSIIEINHEKQRLLPRSFLTRRENEVAFNDFQLDAKKILEDLSSTSENPFGSFNSSPSTNMVESEKKILNTVPKRRKEKKILGALEKKLYLDEK; this comes from the coding sequence ATgcgagaaaaaaactatagtaataaaacattttctaataataatgtaaACTACTTAAAGTTCCCGAACAAACTGCAAAGATATTCTCGATTCttaaacaacaaaaaatttgatagaaGCCCATCAAAAAACTCTAAATTCAGATATGCAGAGAGAAGTCCGCCTCGTCTCGTCGACGACCACATGAACAACTTGACAAATAGGAAGGAAAACGTTAACAATTATATaccagaagaaaataagaataCTCAAGAGCTACAAACGGACGACCTGGAAAACGGCGTCAGAACGAAATTGACAAAGAGTagtttaaaaaaactacaaaaagAAGTATTCGACAAAGAACTCAATAACATTGCCTGCCACCATGGCCTTTGCAGTaccaaaaatagaaaagatatcaaaTATTCACGACTCTGGTTTCTGTTCGAGTTAGAAATGAGCGAAGATTGGAAAGAAAACCTTCGGCTCAGCTGTTATAATAAATACGTGTATTCTGCAATTGATGAATCTtggaaaatggaaaatataCTATtaaaggaacaagaaaagtGTTATGAGTATTTTCCTATACAGCAATTACTTATACCCGCTATTTCTGAATCTTGCAATAGGCGAAAGAGCTTGGAAAACATTCAAGACTTAACAGTAAATGTTGATAGCATTATAGAAATTAATCATGAAAAGCAAAGATTATTGCCAAGAAGCTTTTTGACAAGAAGGGAAAATGAGGTTGCGTTTAATGACTTCCAATTGGACGCCAAAAAGATTCTTGAAGATTTGAGTTCAACTTCTGAAAACCCCTTCGGCTCATTTAACTCTTCCCCAAGTACAAATATGGTTGAGtcagagaagaaaatattaaacACAGTTCCcaaaaggagaaaagagaaaaaaatcctgGGTGCgctagaaaaaaaactatatttggatgaaaaataa